One genomic window of Medicago truncatula cultivar Jemalong A17 chromosome 1, MtrunA17r5.0-ANR, whole genome shotgun sequence includes the following:
- the LOC25485435 gene encoding actin-interacting protein 1-2: MATLSETYACAPSTERGRGILISGDPKTNNILYCTARSVIIRNLDNPLQVSVYGEHSYPVTVARYSPNGEWIASADVSGTIRIWGTHNDYVLKNEFRVLSGRIDDLQWSADCQRIVACGDGKGKSFVRAFMWDSGSTVGDFDGHSRRVLSCAFKPTRPFRIVSCGEDFLANFYEGPPFKFNMSIRDHTNFVNCVRYSPDGSKFVTVSSDRKGIIYDGKTGSKLGEFSEEDGHKGSIYAVSWSRDSKQVLTVSADKSAKVWDIDENGSGTVHKTLAHPESGGVEDMLVGCLWQNDHLLTVSLGGTISLYSAKDLDQSPKSLSGHMKNITVLNLLNKSEKMLLSSSYDGVIIRWIPGIGYSGKFDSKQFGLIKLLAAAEEEVVTSGFDNKVYRVPLQGDNFGPAEHVDVGSQPKDLGLALNSPKLALIGIESGVVLLNGSNIVTTVNLGFVVTASTISPDGSEAIVGGQDGKLHIYSISGDTLTEQIVLEKHRGAISVIKYSPDVSMFASADLNREAVVWDCASREVVLNNMLFHTARVNCLAWSPNSKLVATGSLDTCVIVYEIGKPASSRRTIKGAHLGGVYGLTFIEPERVVSSGEDSCVRVWDLISE, translated from the exons ATGGCAACTCTCTCTGAAACCTACGCTTGCGCACCTTCCACCGAACGCGGCCGCGGCATTCTCATCTCCGGCGATCCCAAAACCAACAACATTCTCTATTGCACTGCACGATCCGTCATCATTCGCAATCTTGATAATCCCTTACAGGTCTCTGTTTACGGCGAACATTCTTATCCTGTCACCGTCGCACGTTACTCCCCCAACGGCGAATGGATCGCGTCCGCTGATGTTTCCGGTACCATTCGCATTTGGGGAACTCATAATGATTATGTTCTCAAGAACGAATTTCGTGTTCTATCTGGTCGGATCGATGATCTTCAGTGGTCTGCAGATTGCCAGAGGATTGTTGCTTGTGGAGATGGAAAGGGAAAATCGTTTGTCCGCGCTTTTAT GTGGGATTCAGGTTCCACTGTTGGTGATTTTGATGGCCATTCACGGCGGGTTCTAAGTTGTGCATTCAAACCAACAAGGCCATTCCGCATTGTCTCGTGTGGAGAAGATTTTTTAGCAAACTTTTATGAAGGTCCGCCGTTCAAGTTCAATATGTCCATCAG GGACCATACGAATTTTGTCAACTGTGTTAGATATTCTCCAGATGGGAGCAAATTCGTTACAGTTAGCTCAGATAGGAAGGGTATTATATATGATGGAAAGACTGGGAGTAAACTTGGAGAGTTTTCTGAAGAGGACGGTCACAAGGGCAGCATATATGCAGTTAGTTGGAGTCGTGACAGTAAACAG gttCTTACTGTCTCTGCTGACAAGTCTGCAAAAGTGTGGGATATTGATGAGAATGGTAGTGGAACAGTACATAAGACATTGGCACATCCTGAATCTGGTGGGGTGGAGGACATGCTCGTTGGTTGTCTTTGGCAGAATGATCATCTGCTTACTGTCTCCCTTGGTGGCACGATTAGTTTATACTCTGCTAAGGATCTAGATCAAAGCCCAAAGTCCTTATCTGGTCACATGAAGAATATCACTGTTTTGAATCTGCTCAACAAAAGTGAAAAGATGCTTTTGTCTAGCAGCTATGATGGAGTGATCATTAGATGGATTCCAGGCATTGGCTATAGTGGTAAGTTTGACAGTAAACAATTTGGATTAATCAAATTGTTAGCAGCTGCTGAAGAAGAAGTTGTTACTTCTGGATTTGACAACAAG GTATACAGAGTTCCCCTGCAAGGGGATAATTTTGGTCCTGCTGAGCATGTTGATGTTGGAAGCCAGCCAAAGGATTTGGGCCTTGCACTTAATTCCCCCAAGCTTGCTCTTATTGGAATTGAATCCGGGGTTGTCTTACTTAACGGTTCAAATATTGTCACCACTGTAAACCTTGGCTTTGTTGTGACAGCGTCTACTATTTCACCTGATGGCAGTGAAGCAATTGTAGGTGGGCAAGATGGTAAGCTGCATATTTATTCTATCTCAGGAGATACACTTACAGAACAAATTGTTCTTGAGAAGCACCGAGGAGCAATCAGTGTAATCAAATATTCTCCAGATGTTTCCATGTTTGCATCAGCTGATCTAAATCGTGAAGCTGTTGTGTGGGACTGTGCTTCCAGAGAG GTGGTGCTTAATAACATGTTGTTTCACACTGCACGTGTAAACTGTCTTGCTTGGTCACCTAATAGCAAACTGGTAGCTACTGGTTCACTTGATACATGTGTTATTGTATACGAAATTGGAAAGCCAGCATCAAGCCGCAGAACCATAAAAGGGGCTCATTTAGGTGGAGTGTATGGCTTGACTTTTATTGAGCCAGAAAGAGTGGTCAGTTCGGGAGAAGATAGTTGCGTTCGTGTTTGGGATTTAATTTCAGAATAA
- the LOC25485434 gene encoding multicopper oxidase LPR2 yields MEKTVLLKLLTILAHLLCFVSLSSSSAAATVKLINASKLKMFVDDLPNMPKVYGYKVVDGVPKSKSLKIGMFKKKWKFHRDLPPTTVYAYGLNKHKATIPGPTIEALNGISTDVTWQNHLPPNHILPWDPTIPTSLTKTTNGIPTVVHLHGGIHEPESDGNPNSFFTAGFKIKGPTWTKKSYHYPNNQHPGNLWYHDHAMGLTRVNLLAGLIGTYIIRDPSIESTLKLPHGNEFDLPLMLFDRSFKTDGSIFMNSTGNNPTIHPQWQPEYFGDAIIVNGKAWPRLTVRRRKYRFRIINASNARFFRLFFSNGLRFVHVASDSAYIGKPVTSNETLVGPSEITDVIVDFSESKSNVAILRNDAAYPYPTGDPVDETSGKVMKFVILPDKEVDTSRIPEKLVEYPVVDLSSVTETRYIAMYEYTSDIDEPIHLYFNAKPYEAQVTEIAKVGSSEVWYVINLTDDNHPLHIHLGLFKVLDQTELVKSDEFKDCMTKNNDAVKCHVDEHARGKKVKVPDYEKGWKNVFKMRPGFVTKIVVRFAYIHTNATYGFDATKESGYVYHCHILDHEDNAMMRPLKMIK; encoded by the exons ATGGAGAAAACAGTGCTCTTGAAGCTACTCACAATTTTAGCTCATTTACTATGTTTTGTTtccttatcatcatcatcagcagCAGCTACAGTCAAACTCATAAATGCATCCAAGCTGAAGATGTTTGTTGATGACCTTCCCAATATGCCCAAAGTCTATGGCTACAAGGTTGTAGATGGCGTTCCCAAATCAAAGTCTCTCAAGATTGGCATGTTCAAGAAGAAATGG AAATTCCACAGAGATCTTCCACCAACAACCGTTTACGCTTACGgattaaacaaacacaaagcAACAATTCCTGGTCCAACAATCGAAGCCCTCAACGGAATCTCCACAGACGTGACGTGGCAAAATCACCTCCCTCCAAATCACATACTCCCATGGGACCCAACTATCCCCACTTCATTGACCAAAACAACCAATGGTATTCCCACTGTAGTTCATCTCCACGGTGGAATTCATGAACCCGAAAGCGATGGTAACCCAAACTCATTTTTCACCGCTGGATTCAAAATCAAGGGACCCACTTGGACAAAAAAGTCATATCACTATCCAAATAATCAACACCCTGGAAATTTATGGTACCATGACCATGCTATGGGTTTGACCAGAGTCAACCTTCTAGCTGGCTTAATTGGGACCTACATCATTCGTGACCCTTCGATCGAATCAACACTAAAATTACCACACGGTAACGAATTCGATTTACCGTTGATGTTATTCGATCGTAGCTTTAAAACGGACGGTTCGATTTTCATGAACTCAACTGGTAACAACCCTACGATTCATCCACAGTGGCAACCGGAATATTTTGGTGACGCAATCATTGTAAACGGTAAAGCTTGGCCACGTTTAACTGTACGACGTCGTAAGTATAGATTTCGTATCATCAATGCAAGTAACGCTAGATTTTTCAGGCTCTTTTTCAGTAATGGTTTAAGATTTGTACACGTGGCATCTGATTCTGCTTATATCGGGAAGCCAGTTACGAGTAATGAAACTCTTGTGGGGCCATCTGAGATCACAgatgttattgttgatttttctgaatCTAAGAGTAACGTTGCTATTCTACGTAATGATGCAGCTTATCCTTACCCAACCGGTGATCCAGTTGATGAAACTAGTGGTAAGGTTATGAAATTTGTAATTTTACCGGATAAAGAAGTTGACACGTCAAGGATACCGGAAAAGCTTGTGGAATATCCGGTTGTTGATTTATCAAGTGTGACGGAAACACGGTATATTGCTATGTATGAGTACACGAGTGATATTGATGAACCGATTCACTTGTATTTCAACGCGAAACCTTACGAAGCACAGGTTACAGAAATTGCGAAAGTGGGGTCCAGTGAGGTGTGGTATGTGATTAATTTGACTGATGATAATCACCCACTTCATATTCATTTGGGTTTGTTTAAGGTTTTGGATCAGACCGAGCTAGTGAAATCTGATGAATTTAAGGATTGTATGACGAAAAATAATGATGCTGTGAAGTGCCACGTGGATGAGCATGCACGTGGGAAGAAAGTTAAGGTGCCTGATTATGAGAAAGGGTGGAAGAATGTGTTTAAGATGAGACCTGGGTTTGTTACAAAGATTGTTGTTAGGTTTGCTTACATACATACCAATGCAACGTATGGGTTTGATGCAACTAAGGAGTCTGGTTACGTGTATCATTGTCAT ATATTGGACCATGAAGACAATGCTATGATGAGACCCTTGAAGATGATCAAGTGA
- the LOC25485436 gene encoding heavy metal-associated isoprenylated plant protein 37, giving the protein MTKEEDFKLLKIQTCVLKVNIHCDGCKQKVKKLLQRIEGVYQVQIDAEQQKVTVSGSVDAATLIKKLVRSGKYAELWSQKTNNNQNQKQKNNNNVKDDKNRGQKQGLVKGLEVFKNQQKFPAFSSEEDDEYYEYDEDEEEEDEEMRFIRERTNHLQMLKQANDANNVKKGIIAKMNNAGNGNSGKKGNPNQNMVMKEGANGIDQKTLAAMKLNNAHLVGNESLNLGESKRASDIGAMMNLAGFNGNNNNGAGSATVVGGNSNGLGGFPAGSTASIPNGGFVTGQYPPSMLMNMNGFNNHPSSLMNMQARHAMQQQPQMMYHRSPFVPPNTGYHYNYNNYIPANYSYANACYPTEDNSAAHMFSDDNTTSSCSIM; this is encoded by the exons ATGACTAAAGAAGAAGACTTTAAGCTCCTTAAAATCCAG ACTTGTGTTCTCAAAGTGAACATTCACTGTGATGGTTGTAAGCAGAAAGTGAAGAAACTCCTTCAGAGAATTGAAG GTGTTTACCAAGTTCAAATAGATGCAGAACAGCAGAAGGTAACAGTTTCAGGTAGTGTGGATGCTGCAACTTTGATCAAGAAACTAGTAAGATCTGGAAAATATGCTGAGCTCTGGTCTCAGAAAACCAACAATAATCAGAATCAAAAGcagaagaacaacaacaatgtcAAAGATGACAAGAACAGAGGACAAAAACAAGGACTGGTCAAAGGGCTTGAAGTCTTCAAAAATCAGCAGAAATTTCCTGCTTTTAGTtctgaagaggatgatgaataCTACGAATATGACGAGGACGAAGAGGAGGAGGATGAAGAGATGCGGTTCATCAGGGAGAGAACTAATCATCTTCAGATGCTAAAGCAAGCGAATGATGCAAACAATGTGAAGAAAGGTATTATAGCTAAGATGAACAATGCTGGCAATGGAAATAGTGGCAAGAAAGGAAATCCAAATCAGAACATGGTAATGAAGGAAGGTGCTAATGGGATTGATCAGAAAACATTGGCAGCTATGAAGTTGAACAATGCTCATTTGGTTGGTAATGAAAGTCTCAACCTTGGAGAATCCAAAAGGGCTAGCGACATTGGTGCTATGATGAATTTAGCTGGTTTTAATGGGAACAATAACAATGGTGCTGGTAGTGCTACTGTTGTAGGTGGAAATTCCAATGGTTTAGGAGGTTTTCCTGCAGGATCCACTGCATCTATTCCAAATGGTGGTTTTGTTACTGGCCAGTATCCACCATCTATGTTAATGAACATGAATGGTTTCAATAACCATCCATCTTCATTGATGAACATGCAGGCAAGGCATGCTATGCAGCAACAGCCTCAGATGATGTATCACAGGTCACCTTTTGTTCCTCCTAATACTGGCTATCAttacaattataataactaCATTCCTGCAAATTACTCCTATGCAAATGCTTGTTATCCAACGGAGGATAACTCTGCAGCACACATGTTCAGTGATGACAATACTACCAGCAGCTGTTCAATAATGTAA